Below is a genomic region from Brassica rapa cultivar Chiifu-401-42 chromosome A08, CAAS_Brap_v3.01, whole genome shotgun sequence.
TTTACCGTATTGAGTTTCGCTGCCAAGTTAATCACTGTTGGACCATAAGCGCCaattaaaagtaaaaactaaTCAAAACTAATGTTTAGAATTTATGAGATTTGAGACAAGATAGAAACTAACGACACAAAAATTTATTACCAAAGGATTACACAAACTTTAACTTGGTCACTCTTGTGTTTAGGTACAATACAGAAACTAGagtaaaaaaactaagaacaagaCTTGAATCTCAACACACGATAAATTACACTAATTAACTTCTCTACGCTGCTCTCTTGGGTTCCCTTAGTTGCTCTTTCTTCTTGCTCGGATCATCTGAATTCATCAATATTTATACCTGAAGCTATGACTTTCTAATCCCACATTTTTTGTTCCATCTTGCATAAGTTGTTCGTTAAACGACTTGACTCGATTTTTTTATTCTCTTCTAGGAGAAGAATTGGTCCAAACAATAAATGGATATATATCGATTTATTAGGAGGAAGTTTCGGAAGAATTAAACTTAAGAGAAACACTGTTGACGCAGTGACGCTCATCGGTAGCCGTGGGGAATCCTTCTCCTTTGAAAACATGACCTAAATGTCCATCGCATTTTGCGCATGTGATCTCAACTCTTTTCCCATCTGGCTCCAGCTGATAGATATATaagcaaatatttttttttgttatcaacaGATCTAGCTTCTTTATACATATATGCAACATAGATGCAGAATCATAAGACCATATTAATTAATAAGTTACATACAGTTTGTATAATGGCACCGGGAATAGCGTCGAAGAAGGCAGGCCAACCACAACCAGAGTCGAACTTGGTGGTGGACTTATAAAGAGGAGTCGCACAGCCAGCACACGCATAGGTTCCTTCCTCGAACAGTTTTGTATATTCTCCTTTGAATCGggctctaaatcaaaatcattaCATTAACAGGAGGGAC
It encodes:
- the LOC103834221 gene encoding peptide methionine sulfoxide reductase B9 — encoded protein: MATTATSAAPSPGSVQKHDEEWRAVLSPEQFRVLREKGTEARFKGEYTKLFEEGTYACAGCATPLYKSTTKFDSGCGWPAFFDAIPGAIIQTLEPDGKRVEITCAKCDGHLGHVFKGEGFPTATDERHCVNSVSLKFNSSETSS